CAGGTCGGGTTCCTGTTCGAAACACCCGATGACGGCGGTTTCCCCGACGTCAATACGCCCGGAATCGGGTTTCAGTATATTGGCTATTATATGCAGCAGCGTCGTCTTGCCCGATCCGTTCGGGCCGATGATGCCGATGCGGTCTCCCGCCTTCAGCCTGTAGGAAAAGCCGTCCAGGACTTTCTTCGCGCCGTACGATTTCGAGACGTTCTCGAGCTCCAGGATCTTGTTCCCGAGCCGGGATGAGACGGAGGACAGCTCGATCTGCCGGTCCTGCTTCGCTTTCGGTGCCGAAACGACCGCTTCTGCCCGTTCCACGTGGGCTTTCTGCTTCGTGGAGCGGGCCTTGGCGCCTTGCCGGAGCCAGGCGAGCTCGCGCCGGATCAGGTTCTCGCGTTTGCGGGCTTCCGCATCTCGCTGGATCTCCTGTTCGGCCTTCCTCTCGAGGTAATACGAGTAGTTGCCCTCGAACCGCTGGACGCGGCCGCCCTCGATCTCGAGCATGCGGTTCGTGACGCGGTCGAGGAAGTAGCGGTCGTGCGTGACGAGCAGCAGGGCGCCCTTGTAGGCGGCGAGATACGCTTCGAGCCATTCGATGGTGTCGGCGTCGAGATGGTTGGTCGGCTCGTCGAGAATCAGCAGGTCGGGGCGCAGAATCAGGCCGCGTGCGAGAGCGACGCGTCTTCGGAGACCGCCGGAAAGAGTCGCGGTGTCGGAGGACGTGTCGGTGATGCCGAGACGGCCCAGGACGGCTTTCGCGTTCGCCTCGAGGGCCCAGCCGCCGGTCGCGTCGAGCTGGTGCGACAGGTCGGAAATGCGCTCCAGCAGCTTTTCATTCGAGCCGCCGGCAGCCTCGAGGGCCGCGCAGGCTGCCTCGTAATCGCGCAGACAGCGGAGTTTCGGATCGCACTGGTCGAACAGGGCGTCGAGAACCGTCTGGCCGGCCTTGAACTCGGGGTTCTGCGGCACGTAGGCGAGCCTTCTTTCGTTCGCGAGCGTCACCCGACCCGTGTCGGCCGTCTCGACACCCGCGACGATGCGCAGCAACGTGGTCTTGCCGCAACCGTTGCGGCCGATGATCCCCATCTTCTCGTCGCTCGCCAGGCCGAAGCAGACCGCATCGAGCAGCGTGCCCGACCCGTACCGCTTGCTGACCGATTCCAGGGAAAGAATGTTCATCGTCGCCCCGCTATCCGTGATGCCCGAGTATACCAGCGCATCGGGAGATGTACCACCAAAAACGTCGCGAATCGATGTCAATCCGGAGAAAACGGCCCCAGACGGCGCGACTCCGTCGTGAAGACACGTGGTTCCCGCAATCTCGGCTCGACTTCCTCGCGCCGGTAAGCGGCCAGAAGGGGGTGCAGGGAGCACCTGTTCAAATCGAGGATCGCGGCGAATCGGTGCCAGGAAAAAAGCGGGCCGCGGGTGATCAGGCACAGACGGCGATAATACTCCCGCAAAGAAGGATTGTGAATACTATTTATCCCAGATCGGAGCGTTTCGGGATATCCGAGCGGAATGAGGCGCAGATAATGCCCGCTCGTACATGTTGTTGGTTTCGGCGGGGGAATACGTGCTAACAGCGGGTCCGCCAGTCCGAGGACGTCGAGGATGTATTTGTCCGGGCCGGCGGCAAATCCGAAGAATCCGATGGGCAGCCCGCCAAAACCGCCGCCGATATGCACCTTCGCCGGATGGCGCCTGAACTCCTGACCTTCTTCATACCACACGTTGTCCGGATGCGAGGAGAGAGCCATGAGCTGCTTCACGAAGCTCGAACCACCTTCTTTCATATCGAAGACCTGGCGCCCGTTTGCAATGGGACGGTAGAGCTCCGAGTTCCCCCACAGGCAGGAGTTTGGCATGAACACGAGAACGAGAAGGGCCGTGATGAACATGAGCCTGAGCGACGTGCGATCTCTGACTTCCCTGAAAAAGACGATGAGGGAGATGAACACGGGAAGGGAAAACAGTCTCCCGCTCATGTGCGTGGCGATGGAGCCGCCGGCCAGCACGAACAAAACGTAGCCGATCGCCCCTCCCATGATCGTCTTCGAGGCGGCCCCGCGGCGGGCGAAAACGAGAACGAGGGTTCCCGTGAAGATGAGAGCACTGAACGGATCGGCCTGGAGACTGTTGAAAAGGTAGATCCATCCGCATGACAGCTTGTCGCCGAAGGAAAGCTCAACCGAGAGCAGCTTCGCATAAACGGTGTTGGGAAGGGGGAATCCATAATACATGATAGAAAATATTTCCCAGCCGATCAGCGGTAGCCCGGCCAGGGCCAGCCCGGCGACCCGATGGGCGGAAAGGCCGGAATTCCGGAGGTGGCTGAACGCCAGATATGCCGTCGGGAGGAAGAAGCAGAACAGCGAATCGATCCTGTTCACGGCGCTGACGGCCGTGATGAAGACGAGACCCCGGATGATCGGCCACGACTCGGCTTCGTCAGCCCCTTCGAGCTTCCATGCCTGGATCATGAACGAAAGAGCCAACAGGTGCGTCAGGGCATTCTCGAGGCCGGACGAGCTATAATCGAACACGGCTTTTGCCGCCATGAAGGCCATGTACAGGGACGGAAGGAGCCAGACTTCCTGAGCCGACTTTTCGTCCGAAAAGAGGCATCGTTCGGCGAGCATGAACGTGAGAAGCACGCAGACGAACTGGGCGAGAAGCATAGTGAAAAAAAACTCGCCCGTGCATCCGGCCAGAAGAATCGAAAGGAAAAGCCAGAGAGGGTTCGTGTAAGCCTGGACGCGTTCGCCCGGGTTCCAGGTAAGGCCGTGGCCTCGCAGCGCGTTGTCGGCGACTCTGAACGTGATATAGGCGTCGTCGAGCATGAACGCGTTCAGGAGATACACGCCGACCATCAGCAAGAACAGGATGTTTCGCGGCGAACGAGGGGATACTCCTCGGCGAGCCGCATCGGCGATGACGTGTCCGATTCTTGAAAAAATGGTCATACTGCTCGTTTCATCGACATGCCCTGGAACTCCGTTTCGCGCAGCGCATCCGGACCTCTCATCCGCGATGGCCGTATTGTCATTTTACTCCGTTCGTGAGACACTTTGTCACTCCCGCCGAGCGCCGATACCGTTACCGTTCGGTCGCATGAGGGAGGGAAGGATGCATGACAAGGATATGCCGACCGATTACGGAGACGGGCTGCAAATAATATATCGTGACGAATGGTATGTGGCGATCCACAAACCGGTCGGGGTGCTGGTACATCCGACGCGGATCGCCGAGGCGACGGCGGAGACGCTGCTGCCGATCATCTGCGGGCAGCTCGGGCGTCGGGTCTATCCGGTTCACCGGCTCGACCGGGCGACGTCGGGGGTGCTCGTGTTGGCGCTCAGTTCCGAGGCGGCCGGGAAACTTTCGGCCCAGTTCGAAGCGCGCAAGGTCGAGAAGACGTATCTGGCCGTTGTCAGGGGCTGGTTCCGGCCGCCCGAGGGCGTCATCGACCGGCAGATGCGCCAGTGGCCCGGGGAGCCGCTGCAGGACGCGGTAACGCGGTACCGCACGCTCGCCGCCGTCGAACTGCCGATTCCGGTGGGGCCTCATCAGACGAGCCGGTATTCGCTCGTCGAGGTGAACCCCGAAACGGGTCGCCGGCAGCAGATCAGGCGGCATTTTTCCGGGGCGGCGCACCCGATCGTCGGCGACACGTCGCAGGGAGACAGGCATCACAACCTGGTTTTCCGGGAACGGTTCGGGTGCGACCGCATGCTGCTGATGGCGCAGGAAATACGCTTCGACCATCCCTGGCTCGGCCGCCGTCTGCGACTCGTCTGCCCGCCGGACGAATCGGTGAGGCGGATACTCGGCACGCTGTTCCCGGAATCGTCGCCCGTGGCCGAACGGCCGTTGGCGGAGTTCATCGACGGATCTCAGGAATCGATGGCCTGCCGGACCTTGGCGCAGAGATGATCCGGGGTGAAGGGCTTCTGCAGGAAGTGCAGGTTCTCGTCGAGCACGCCGTGTCTGGCGATGACGTTCGGGTCGTAGCCGGAGATGAACATGACTTTGAGCGGGGAGATTCGCTCACAGAGCTTTTCATACAGTTCCTTCCCGTTCATGCCCGGCATGATGACGTCGGTCAGGAGCAGGTCGAACGTCGGCGCGTTCCTGTCCATCAAGGCGAGGCAGTCCGGGCCGCTGCCGGCGGTGATAACCTTGTACCCGTGATGCGTGAGGATCTGCCGGATCATGTTGCGCACCATTTCATCATCCTCGACGACCATGATCGTTTCGATTCCGCCGGATGAGGTCGTTGCCGGTTCGCGCGTCTCGCCGACGTGCTCGCCGACATCCGTGATGACGGGCAGGTAGATCATGAACGTCGTACCGGCATCTGGAGTCGAATCGGCCAGGATGTAGCCGTCGTGCTGTTTCACGATGCCGTAGACCATGGAAAGGCCGAGTCCCGTGCCCTTGCCCTTCTCCTTCGTCGTAAAAAACGGCTCGAACAGGTGCTGGAGGACTTCCTGGGACATCCCGCACCCGGTGTCGTTGATCGTCAGCATGGCATGGGGTTTTTCGGGAACCTCGCCGGCCTCTTCCTGGCCGGTCGGCCGGAACATCGTCTCGGAGAGGCTGATGCGAAGGGTGCCGCCCTTGGGCATCGCATCCTGAGCGTTCAGGGCCAGGTTCAACAGAATCTGCTCGATTTGGCCGACATCGGCCTTGACGATCCCGACGCGCGGCTGGATTGCGATCTCGATATGAATATCTTCCCGTATTGTTCGTCGGAGAATTTGCTCGATGTCCTTGAGAACGGTCTCGAGAGAAATCGGCTTGAGCAGCAGAACCTGCTTCCGACCGAAGGCGAGCAGTTGCCGCGTCAGATCCCGGGCCCGTTCGGCGGCCTTCCGGATGGACTTGAGCCAGTCGCGGTGGGTGGGGTCGACGGACTCGGATTTGAGCATCAGCTCCGAAAAGCCCATGATCGGGGAAAGCAGGTTGTTGAAATCGTGCGAGATGCCGCCGGCGAGCCTGCCGATCGACTCCATTTTTTTCGCCTGCAGAAGCTGCTCTTCGAGCTTGCGCCGGAAGGAAATGTCGCGGATGGCGGCCAGATGAACCCTGCGCCCCTCGAGGGTGAAGTGACCCGCCGAGATTTCGACGGGGAAGACCGTCCCGTCAGCCTTTTTATGATGGCGGATCGGAATGAGGGTGCCTTCGGATTTTGTCTGCTGCACTGTTTTCGCCGGTTCCGCCGAGAGATCCACGTTTCGCTTTCGAAGAAGTTCTTCGCGGGAGTATCCGTACAGCGAACAGGCCGCCGAGTTCACCTCGAGAATGCGCCCCGACTCCTTTTCGATCAGGAACAGGGCGTCCGATTCCATCTCGAACACCTGGCGATACTTGTTCTCGCTCTCACGGAGGGCTTCCTCAGCCTCCTTGCGGATCGTCACGTCGCGAAGAGCCGTGATGACCACGTCGGCATCTCCGATCCGGAGCCTGCGGAGTTCTCCTTCCACGATCAGGGTTGATCCGTCTTTCCGGCGGACGACCCAGTGGTCGAAATTGTAATATCCCTTCTGAAGATGCTCCTGGAATCGATGCTGGACGGCGATTTTCTCTTCCGGCGATTCGCTCGCATCCATGAAGGCGATCGGCTGAGTAAAGATCTCTTCGCGAGTGTACCCGAACAACTCGGTGACGCGCTTGTTGATATCGAGCAGGGCTCCGGTATTCGCATCGCGGATCAGGATGGCGTCGTTCACCCCGTTGAAGATAGCCGAGAACCACTCCTGCTTTTCCATGATCGCCAGCTCAGCAGGGGAATACATGAGCATGAAGGCGATGGTTCCCAGGACGATCATATACAGGTTGAAAAGCCACGTGCTCGGTGACTTCGCATAGGCGATCGGGTCGAACGAGACGGACAGGAGATTCGCGCAGAACAGGATCGCGAATGTTGCGATCACGATGGCGATATACTAACGAGTCCATAAGTATAACCTCATAGGGCGGCGTATTTCACATGCTCTTCATGAAAAAGACGTTTTACTTTGGCTGGAGTCCTCTGCAACTGCCGAAGGGTTTCAGTGGTGTGTCTCTTCATTTCTGCGCGTGTCTTGGAAGCGCTTCGGGAAATGTCACGCTTGACACAGTTCCAGACGAGTTCGTCGGGATTCAACTCAGGGGAATACGACGGCAAATAGAAGATCTGAAGGGCCCCATTGGTTTCCTCGACAAACTTTTTTACCCGTGCACTTCTGTGAATAGGATGTCGATCGAGAACGAGGAACGTGCGGCGCTCCCTTCCGGCCATCAATCGCTTCAAAAACGTAAGAAAGACCGGGCCCGTCACGGTATTTTCAACCACCATAAACCGCATTTGGCCCTTAGCCGATATCGCCGAGATCATATTCACCGAAAACCTCGCGCCGGTTGTTCGAACGATCGGTGTCTTTCCGCAAATTCCCCAGGTTGTTCCTCGATGGTAATCAGATCTGATTCCGGCTTCGTCTCCGAAGAAGATATCCGCATTTTGCTCTTGGGCAGCGGTTTTGATCGCAGGGAACTCTTGCTCGAGCCAGACCTTCACGGCTTCGGCATTTTGCTGGACTGCCCGATGCAATGGCTTTTGGCAGGTGATTCCGAGAATTTTGAGAGCTCGGCCTATTGTCTGCCGACTCACTTCTACAAAGGGGAATTTCCGCTTCAGCGCCTGGGCAAGCATTTCCCTCGTCCAAAGACCAAACGGGAAGCACAGTTGTCGAGGGTCTTTCTGAACTACCCGATAGAGCCACTTCATGTGCTTTTCTTCAAGAATACGAGGCCTGCCAAAAAGCGGCTTGGCCTGCAGCGCCTCTACCCCACCAGAATGAAAGGCGGCAAGCCAGCGATAAATCGTTCGCCGATCGAAACCGAGAGCCCTGATAACAACCTCGGGACTCTCGCCCTCTTGAACGCGCTGGACGGCGATCTTCCTGATCGCTTCAAGGGCCTCATGACTCAATTTTCTTCCATCGATCTTATTCATAAGAATATTATACACTATTTCAGAAAAAGAGGCAATACTTATGGACTAATTAGTACACGAGTCCGGTGATTGCCGCCCGGCGCCCGAGAACGATTCGCGCCAGGATCGGGATGAATGGAGCCATGATCATGTTCGCCGACAGCGGCCCCAGTTGGATGAAACCGAAAGGAAGAATCGCTATGAGGGCGCCGAGAGTGATCTTGAAGAGGCGGGTGGGATCCAATCGACTCCGATAGAGATACAGAACTGCGAGGATGACGGTAAATATCACCTGGGTGAGGTTGCCAAGCTGAAGCCCGGTGACGCTCATTCTCGACAGCGAAAACGGAATGCCGATGCCTGAAAAAACGAGCAGCGTTCCCAGAAATCGGTCGGCGTGGGTGCGTGTCAGCCGCGATTCAACACCGTTCATATGTCACACGAGCATACCACGAATTGCATGAGCGGGAATCAGCGTTCGGACGATGCAATGATTTCCCAGGAGAGCCCGAACCGCCGAAGATACTTGCGGAGGCGTTCGGTATCGTTCACGGCGCGGCGCTGTTTTCGGGATTCGGAGAACAGCTTGCGTCCGGCGTCGGCGGTCTTCAGAAGCCCTGGCCGGTCGGCCGTGGCCCCGGTGAAGGCTCCTCTCCAATGGCCGAACAGGGTCGCCATGGCCGTGTCGCCGCGCAGCATCGCACAGTTGACCTCGACGAACGGGCCGGTCACGAGGTTCCGCTGTTTCTTGAGGGCGTAGATCTGGCGCGCCAGGCGCGAATCTGTGACGATGACGACGGATATCTGCATCAGAAGCTGATGTGACAAGTGTCGCCGATGCGCTCGGCACGCCGGCATGGAACATGCAAATACGATGGCGTCGGCTGATTCGAGCCGCGGCGTCACAACCGCCTGTCGAAGGTTCGACCCCTGCACCAGTACACTGATCCTGCGGTCGACTATCGGCGGCCGCGACCTTGATGATATGCTGAGCGACAAGGACGCCCTGGCCGGCGAAATGTGGAGCAGATCAAAGCGTAAGCCGAGGCGTTCGGACTTGCGGTCATCCAGTTCGGCGTCAAGGACCTGATTCTGCCGGGCGACATCCGCGAGCTGATGACCGGGTGGTCGCGGCCCAGAAGGAGGCCGAGGCGAACCAGATCGTGCGGCGCGAGGAGACTGCGGCGACGCGGAGTCGGTGCAACACGGCGAAGATGCACGAACAGAACCCGGTGCTGATGAAGCTGCGCGAACTCGAGGTCCTGGAGCGGGTCGTGAAGGACTCGAAGCTGAACCTGATTCTGGGCGAAAAGGGGCTGACCGAATAGGTTGTGAGCCTGCTGTAGGGAGGATCGCATGAAAAATATATCGATAGAGATAGACGGCTCGGTCGGGGAAGGCGGCGGCCAGATTCTCCGCTCCTCCCTGGCCTTGTCGATGTGCACCGGCACATCGTTCCGCATCGTGAAGATCCGCGCCAACCGCAGGAAGCCGGGCCTGATGCGCCAGCACCTGACGGCTGTTCTGGCGGCCCAGCAGGTCTGCGGCGCCGATGTGGCCGGGGCGAAGATTGGCTCGGAAGAGCTGATCTTCGTTCCAGGGCCGGTCGCGCCGGGCAGTTACCGGTTCGCGGTCGGAACGGCGGGAAGCGCGACGCTCGTGCTCCAGACGGTTCTGCCGCCGCTTCTCTGCGCCTCCGGCCCTTCGGCCCTCCGCCTCGAGGGCGGCACGCATAATGCGTGGGCTCCGCCATACCATTTTCTGGACAAATCCTTCTTCCCGGTGCTTCGTCAAATGGGGGGAT
The window above is part of the Candidatus Ozemobacteraceae bacterium genome. Proteins encoded here:
- a CDS encoding ABC-F family ATP-binding cassette domain-containing protein, with protein sequence MNILSLESVSKRYGSGTLLDAVCFGLASDEKMGIIGRNGCGKTTLLRIVAGVETADTGRVTLANERRLAYVPQNPEFKAGQTVLDALFDQCDPKLRCLRDYEAACAALEAAGGSNEKLLERISDLSHQLDATGGWALEANAKAVLGRLGITDTSSDTATLSGGLRRRVALARGLILRPDLLILDEPTNHLDADTIEWLEAYLAAYKGALLLVTHDRYFLDRVTNRMLEIEGGRVQRFEGNYSYYLERKAEQEIQRDAEARKRENLIRRELAWLRQGAKARSTKQKAHVERAEAVVSAPKAKQDRQIELSSVSSRLGNKILELENVSKSYGAKKVLDGFSYRLKAGDRIGIIGPNGSGKTTLLHIIANILKPDSGRIDVGETAVIGCFEQEPDLFAGTGKTPTEELRVIDFVKAIADQVPTADGGMISASQMLERFLFTPQMQYSPVNRLSGGERRRLSLLKLLMGAPNVLLLDEPTNDFDIATLVALEAYLDSFRGCLIVASHDRAFLDGTIDQLFKIEPGGTLTGYPGNYSYYLEHAGTHDAPPQPTVDAPTAPPRIAPTPAKEAKQGKLSFKERRELEELQARICSMEERKAAIEAQLADPAGGFEAIKTLSDELGTLTAALDADMNRWAELAERE
- a CDS encoding pseudouridine synthase; amino-acid sequence: MHDKDMPTDYGDGLQIIYRDEWYVAIHKPVGVLVHPTRIAEATAETLLPIICGQLGRRVYPVHRLDRATSGVLVLALSSEAAGKLSAQFEARKVEKTYLAVVRGWFRPPEGVIDRQMRQWPGEPLQDAVTRYRTLAAVELPIPVGPHQTSRYSLVEVNPETGRRQQIRRHFSGAAHPIVGDTSQGDRHHNLVFRERFGCDRMLLMAQEIRFDHPWLGRRLRLVCPPDESVRRILGTLFPESSPVAERPLAEFIDGSQESMACRTLAQR
- a CDS encoding PAS domain S-box protein encodes the protein MIATFAILFCANLLSVSFDPIAYAKSPSTWLFNLYMIVLGTIAFMLMYSPAELAIMEKQEWFSAIFNGVNDAILIRDANTGALLDINKRVTELFGYTREEIFTQPIAFMDASESPEEKIAVQHRFQEHLQKGYYNFDHWVVRRKDGSTLIVEGELRRLRIGDADVVITALRDVTIRKEAEEALRESENKYRQVFEMESDALFLIEKESGRILEVNSAACSLYGYSREELLRKRNVDLSAEPAKTVQQTKSEGTLIPIRHHKKADGTVFPVEISAGHFTLEGRRVHLAAIRDISFRRKLEEQLLQAKKMESIGRLAGGISHDFNNLLSPIMGFSELMLKSESVDPTHRDWLKSIRKAAERARDLTRQLLAFGRKQVLLLKPISLETVLKDIEQILRRTIREDIHIEIAIQPRVGIVKADVGQIEQILLNLALNAQDAMPKGGTLRISLSETMFRPTGQEEAGEVPEKPHAMLTINDTGCGMSQEVLQHLFEPFFTTKEKGKGTGLGLSMVYGIVKQHDGYILADSTPDAGTTFMIYLPVITDVGEHVGETREPATTSSGGIETIMVVEDDEMVRNMIRQILTHHGYKVITAGSGPDCLALMDRNAPTFDLLLTDVIMPGMNGKELYEKLCERISPLKVMFISGYDPNVIARHGVLDENLHFLQKPFTPDHLCAKVRQAIDS
- a CDS encoding IS630 family transposase, with protein sequence MNKIDGRKLSHEALEAIRKIAVQRVQEGESPEVVIRALGFDRRTIYRWLAAFHSGGVEALQAKPLFGRPRILEEKHMKWLYRVVQKDPRQLCFPFGLWTREMLAQALKRKFPFVEVSRQTIGRALKILGITCQKPLHRAVQQNAEAVKVWLEQEFPAIKTAAQEQNADIFFGDEAGIRSDYHRGTTWGICGKTPIVRTTGARFSVNMISAISAKGQMRFMVVENTVTGPVFLTFLKRLMAGRERRTFLVLDRHPIHRSARVKKFVEETNGALQIFYLPSYSPELNPDELVWNCVKRDISRSASKTRAEMKRHTTETLRQLQRTPAKVKRLFHEEHVKYAAL